One Thauera sp. K11 DNA window includes the following coding sequences:
- a CDS encoding TrlF family AAA-like ATPase — translation MRWVKCDFQVQTPEDGAHWGDGDTRLGDPRRPLRTPAPDANGVVGPARPDEQRLQEVARAYLRRCHEVGLELIGVTDHNFSQKTDPRDWFLTHLVEQNKSVAAELGREPLYILPGFEVDVGYHVLCLFEPAKKVSHVWRVNKLLCKLGLDENERFRQGRPMPLRRNGANVSLKELIELVQGEHNGIVIAAHADQNDGILSDSRHIEDYKNQKLLALEVTSNPPSKRILDILEGRDKAWARSACHPAYVMSSDAKSLRCDKNGAPGPNAIGYRHTWLKMSKPSVEALRQAFLDPQSRIRLMGECPSDALTHPRITKVEVKGARFLDDQEVYFSESFNCVIGGRGSGKSSLLEYIRFAIGYEDPAAKSDEDDHALQRKRKVLRESLTVGSQVRVTFEVGNGVSDTLVYEPGRAVGPERWLDGREVADLKTVLRQLQLQFFSQGELSRMTSGSQGQAQVLSLIDAAVGAPLLQLNARERELKARLKTLFQSMRDAARIQSELDEAKQESVELERQLKAREAVKDDSAQSQLALEARRHLTRLQEDDAPIVGTIEQVLADLADAPVALPATASQWPNAEWFQTTASQLEEGRAQLAALIGQALSDYRQAKASVLCGDGARATLIAINAVQERFREACTARGIREDDIARMQELEEKRQAKLRLVEELQKRLADVQKEANKFPVVLGELHQVWRAQFDARCTTASDIQASVASQTVRLTTAYMGDESSFRAAWGRLAPPDKRGKLAKRWDDIGEDLFRRWQQRADASAWETIELARLEPTLLDTAFRENLHVPLLAHLGSEDVRPIWEDVRVSRVSDGIDVELLREDGSVAGAMSGALSEGQRNTVLLNMMLARGEGPIVIDQPEDELDSSFIYRTLVRDLRAAKTKRQLIVATHNANLPVNADAEQILALEARDGRGKPRAKGGLDRGDVAQAVLDIMEGSEQAFKRRSEKYHF, via the coding sequence ATGCGTTGGGTCAAGTGTGACTTTCAGGTTCAAACCCCTGAGGACGGTGCGCACTGGGGTGATGGGGATACTCGACTAGGGGACCCACGGCGCCCCTTGCGCACACCAGCGCCAGATGCAAATGGCGTGGTAGGGCCAGCGAGACCTGACGAGCAGAGATTGCAGGAGGTGGCTCGTGCATATTTGAGACGTTGCCACGAAGTTGGCCTGGAGCTGATTGGTGTCACCGACCACAATTTTTCTCAGAAAACTGACCCGCGAGACTGGTTCCTCACGCATTTGGTGGAACAGAACAAGTCGGTTGCAGCCGAGCTAGGACGTGAGCCTCTGTACATCTTGCCGGGCTTCGAAGTTGATGTCGGCTACCACGTGCTGTGTCTATTCGAGCCGGCGAAGAAGGTGAGTCACGTCTGGCGGGTTAACAAGCTGCTGTGCAAGCTGGGGCTGGATGAAAACGAGAGATTTCGCCAGGGACGTCCAATGCCCTTGCGGAGAAATGGTGCCAATGTCAGCTTAAAGGAGCTGATTGAATTGGTGCAGGGCGAGCACAACGGAATAGTCATCGCTGCTCACGCGGATCAAAACGATGGCATCCTCAGTGACTCGCGCCATATTGAGGACTACAAGAATCAGAAGTTGTTGGCGCTGGAGGTCACCTCAAACCCGCCGTCGAAGCGCATCCTCGACATCTTAGAAGGGCGCGATAAGGCGTGGGCGCGGTCGGCATGCCACCCAGCTTATGTGATGTCGTCGGACGCCAAGTCCCTTAGGTGCGACAAAAACGGCGCTCCAGGCCCGAATGCGATTGGCTACCGCCACACGTGGCTGAAGATGTCTAAGCCATCTGTCGAGGCCCTTCGCCAAGCGTTTCTGGACCCGCAATCTCGTATTCGGCTCATGGGCGAATGCCCGAGCGATGCCCTCACGCATCCCCGCATCACCAAGGTAGAGGTCAAGGGTGCCAGATTCCTCGACGACCAGGAGGTGTACTTCTCTGAGAGCTTCAATTGTGTCATCGGGGGACGGGGTAGCGGCAAGTCGTCACTGTTGGAATACATCCGCTTTGCGATTGGTTATGAGGACCCCGCAGCAAAGTCGGACGAAGACGACCATGCATTGCAGCGCAAGCGAAAGGTGCTGAGGGAATCGCTGACAGTCGGCTCCCAGGTTCGGGTGACCTTCGAAGTTGGCAATGGTGTGTCGGACACTCTTGTGTATGAACCCGGGCGCGCAGTGGGGCCAGAGCGCTGGCTCGACGGTCGCGAAGTGGCAGACCTAAAGACAGTCTTGCGGCAGCTGCAACTGCAGTTCTTCAGCCAGGGGGAACTCAGCCGGATGACTAGCGGTTCGCAGGGGCAAGCTCAGGTGCTTTCGCTGATCGATGCGGCGGTGGGCGCCCCCCTGCTGCAGCTAAATGCGCGTGAGCGCGAACTCAAGGCGAGGTTGAAGACCCTGTTTCAGAGCATGCGGGACGCCGCCCGCATTCAGTCGGAACTGGATGAGGCGAAACAGGAATCCGTCGAATTGGAGCGCCAGCTAAAGGCTCGCGAGGCGGTCAAAGATGACTCTGCGCAGAGCCAGCTTGCTCTTGAGGCGCGAAGGCATTTGACGCGGTTGCAGGAAGATGATGCGCCTATTGTTGGAACCATAGAGCAAGTATTGGCTGACCTAGCTGACGCGCCAGTCGCGTTGCCTGCCACGGCGAGTCAATGGCCGAATGCTGAGTGGTTTCAGACAACAGCATCTCAGTTAGAGGAAGGACGAGCGCAACTCGCCGCATTAATCGGACAGGCCTTGAGTGACTATCGGCAAGCCAAGGCAAGCGTTTTGTGCGGAGATGGCGCGAGAGCGACTCTTATCGCAATCAACGCAGTCCAAGAACGTTTCAGGGAGGCCTGCACTGCACGGGGTATTCGTGAAGATGATATTGCGCGTATGCAGGAGCTTGAGGAAAAACGACAGGCGAAGCTTCGCTTGGTCGAAGAGCTTCAGAAGCGTCTGGCGGACGTGCAGAAGGAGGCTAATAAGTTTCCTGTGGTTCTCGGTGAACTGCACCAAGTTTGGAGGGCACAGTTCGATGCCCGGTGCACGACAGCCTCCGACATTCAGGCGTCTGTAGCATCGCAAACAGTGCGGTTAACAACCGCATACATGGGAGACGAGTCTTCTTTTAGGGCTGCTTGGGGACGTCTCGCACCGCCCGACAAACGTGGGAAGCTCGCTAAGCGCTGGGACGACATCGGAGAAGACCTCTTCCGCAGGTGGCAACAGCGGGCAGATGCTTCTGCATGGGAGACCATTGAGCTTGCTCGATTGGAGCCTACGCTGCTCGATACGGCCTTTCGCGAAAATCTCCATGTGCCGCTGCTGGCTCACCTTGGCAGCGAAGACGTGCGTCCGATATGGGAGGACGTACGCGTCTCACGTGTGAGTGATGGCATCGACGTCGAACTGCTGCGTGAGGATGGGTCCGTGGCCGGTGCGATGAGTGGTGCGCTGTCAGAAGGCCAACGCAACACGGTCTTGCTGAACATGATGCTCGCACGTGGTGAGGGCCCCATTGTGATTGACCAACCCGAGGACGAGTTGGACTCGAGCTTCATCTATCGGACGTTGGTCCGGGACCTTCGGGCCGCAAAGACCAAGCGCCAACTGATTGTCGCGACACATAACGCGAACCTACCGGTAAATGCAGATGCCGAGCAAATTCTTGCGCTCGAAGCACGCGATGGTCGTGGCAAGCCACGCGCAAAAGGTGGGCTGGACCGCGGTGACGTAGCTCAGGCAGTGCTAGATATCATGGAGGGCTCTGAGCAGGCCTTCAAGCGGCGCAGCGAGAAATATCACTTCTAA
- a CDS encoding IS5 family transposase (programmed frameshift), which translates to MAKPILDDELWALIEPLLPPPKPRRERYPGRKPLDDRKVLTGILFVLQSGIPWEMLPKEMGCGSGMSCWRRLRKWQEAGVWDRLHEVLLARLRAAGRLDWSRAIVDSSSIRAVGAGPKTGPNPTDRARPGSKHHLITEAQGIPLAVILTGANRNDVTQLLPLVEAIPPIRGKRGRPLSKPRLVQADRGYDHDKYRRPLHAAGITTQIARRGQPHGSGLGKTRWVVERTLGWLHNFRRLRIRFERLAIIHEAFLEIACCIICWRQLRKA; encoded by the exons ATGGCGAAACCGATACTGGATGACGAATTGTGGGCGTTGATCGAGCCGCTGTTGCCGCCACCGAAGCCGCGCCGGGAACGGTATCCCGGACGCAAGCCACTGGACGACCGCAAGGTGCTCACCGGCATCCTCTTCGTGCTGCAGTCGGGCATTCCTTGGGAGATGCTCCCCAAGGAGATGGGCTGCGGCTCAGGGATGAGCTGCTGGCGACGACTACGGAAGTGGCAGGAGGCCGGCGTGTGGGACCGCCTGCACGAAGTGCTGCTTGCACGGTTGCGCGCTGCCGGCCGCCTCGATTGGTCTCGCGCCATCGTCGATTCCTCGTCCATACGCGCTGTGGGGGCCGGTC CAAAAACAGGACCGAACCCCACCGATCGCGCTCGTCCAGGCTCCAAGCACCATCTCATCACCGAAGCGCAAGGCATCCCGCTGGCGGTGATCCTCACCGGTGCCAACCGCAACGACGTCACCCAGCTTCTCCCTTTGGTCGAGGCGATCCCGCCGATCCGTGGCAAGCGCGGCCGACCGCTGTCGAAACCCCGACTCGTGCAGGCCGATCGCGGCTACGACCACGACAAGTACCGCCGACCGCTCCACGCTGCAGGCATCACCACCCAGATCGCCCGCCGGGGCCAACCGCATGGCAGCGGTCTGGGCAAGACCCGTTGGGTTGTGGAACGCACCTTGGGTTGGCTGCACAACTTTCGGCGATTGCGCATCCGTTTCGAGCGGCTGGCCATCATCCACGAAGCCTTTCTCGAGATAGCCTGCTGCATCATCTGCTGGCGGCAATTGCGAAAGGCATAG
- a CDS encoding Eco57I restriction-modification methylase domain-containing protein — protein sequence MTDPSPGLRGTIGHTLPSDLRGQLEAAVRAAREAAEAGAQSALFQLGVAEDEAPAHLDEPQRALRRRLRAHARVLGDALGADGIQGVQRLVWETAYEHWHRMLFARFLAERHLLIWEGEVSVTLDECHELAGSSGSALRVGSGWELAGRLAERMLPQLFRADSPVLALRFAPEYQQALERLLAGLPRTVFLASDSLGWAYQFWQGKRKEEVNASQMKVGADELPAVTQLFTEPYMVEYLLHNTVGALWRASHPELAKRLALRYLVTPNAGGSAQPSKSTIGRFGSLKLMDPCCGSGHFLVAALHLLVPMRVLAEGLSVRNAVDSVLAQNLFGVELDARCVEIAAFALALAAWSYPDEEGCPLGFRPLPELNLACAGRAPSRRRSGSAPLRGSLLPVQFDSAQWEEALAKEDSRGAGDAEGEEQFIAAQGFARAVALLRERYDVVVTNPPFLGRGRMCDALREFVEAQFYDARHDLGAVFLEYCLKLAKPEGRVGCVLQQSWLFAGSYGAHRRAILQQAALRSVANLGEGAFRSVDAAGAFPSLLVFERLVPEVDSHIAVVDVAIHRTAEEKAAALGAAVPDALAFAQVSGSPDYLIALTQGGSLPPLSEFATPYVGLQTSDYPRYCRFFWELPLRTPDWEYMQESPEETGKLTGLSSLFYWQQGSGDLMSSGLAYIRGQAAWGKKGVAVSRMRQLEAGPYLGNFYNQTTAAIIPRDESLLPAVMAFCSSDEYTEAVHEIDRRICVANAALGRVGFDLPRWQAEAERQFPNGLPAT from the coding sequence TGACCCGTCTCCCGGCCTGCGCGGCACCATCGGCCATACGTTGCCGAGCGATTTGCGTGGCCAGCTAGAGGCGGCTGTGCGCGCTGCCAGGGAGGCGGCAGAAGCGGGGGCGCAATCCGCCCTGTTCCAACTGGGCGTTGCGGAGGATGAGGCGCCCGCGCATTTGGACGAGCCGCAGCGAGCGCTTCGCCGTAGGTTACGTGCGCATGCGAGGGTGCTGGGTGACGCCTTGGGGGCGGATGGCATCCAGGGAGTGCAACGGCTGGTTTGGGAGACGGCTTACGAGCATTGGCACCGGATGCTGTTTGCCCGTTTTCTCGCCGAGCGGCACCTGCTGATTTGGGAAGGCGAGGTTTCGGTGACCTTGGACGAGTGCCACGAGCTGGCTGGCTCGTCTGGCTCGGCGCTCAGGGTCGGAAGTGGGTGGGAACTCGCAGGTCGCTTGGCTGAGCGAATGCTGCCGCAGCTCTTCCGCGCCGATTCGCCAGTGCTTGCTCTGCGATTTGCACCGGAATACCAGCAGGCTCTCGAACGCTTGCTGGCAGGTCTTCCGCGAACCGTGTTCCTGGCATCCGACAGCCTTGGCTGGGCCTACCAATTCTGGCAGGGTAAGCGCAAGGAAGAGGTGAATGCCTCACAGATGAAGGTGGGTGCTGACGAATTGCCGGCAGTGACCCAGCTCTTCACCGAGCCCTACATGGTGGAATACCTGCTTCACAACACCGTCGGCGCTTTGTGGCGCGCGAGTCATCCTGAGCTGGCCAAGCGTTTGGCGCTGCGCTACCTCGTTACCCCGAATGCGGGCGGTAGCGCGCAGCCTTCGAAGTCGACGATTGGGCGGTTCGGGAGCCTGAAGCTGATGGATCCGTGCTGCGGGTCGGGGCATTTCCTGGTGGCTGCGCTGCATTTGTTGGTGCCCATGCGGGTGTTGGCAGAGGGGCTGAGTGTTCGTAATGCCGTCGACTCGGTGTTGGCTCAGAACCTTTTCGGCGTGGAACTGGACGCGCGCTGTGTGGAGATTGCCGCCTTTGCGTTGGCGCTCGCGGCGTGGTCGTATCCCGATGAAGAGGGGTGCCCCCTAGGGTTTCGCCCTCTGCCTGAACTGAACCTGGCCTGTGCCGGACGTGCGCCGAGCCGGCGTCGTTCGGGTTCGGCGCCCTTGCGTGGCAGTCTGCTGCCAGTGCAGTTCGACTCTGCGCAATGGGAAGAGGCCCTGGCGAAAGAGGACTCGAGGGGCGCAGGGGATGCAGAGGGCGAGGAGCAGTTCATCGCCGCGCAGGGGTTTGCGCGTGCCGTCGCCTTGCTCCGGGAACGTTACGACGTCGTGGTGACTAATCCGCCCTTCTTGGGCCGCGGGCGGATGTGTGACGCGCTGCGTGAGTTTGTCGAGGCGCAGTTCTACGACGCGCGGCACGACCTGGGAGCGGTGTTTCTGGAGTATTGCCTCAAACTCGCCAAACCAGAAGGCCGAGTCGGTTGTGTGCTGCAGCAGTCCTGGCTGTTCGCTGGCAGCTATGGGGCGCACCGTCGCGCCATCCTCCAGCAGGCGGCACTGCGGAGTGTCGCCAATCTAGGCGAGGGGGCATTCCGTAGCGTGGACGCGGCAGGGGCGTTCCCGTCGCTGCTGGTGTTCGAGCGTCTCGTACCGGAAGTGGATAGCCACATCGCCGTTGTCGATGTCGCGATACATCGCACAGCGGAGGAGAAGGCTGCGGCCCTGGGGGCAGCCGTGCCCGATGCGCTTGCTTTCGCGCAGGTCAGCGGAAGCCCCGACTATCTGATTGCCCTGACCCAGGGTGGAAGCCTGCCGCCGCTCTCCGAGTTCGCCACGCCCTATGTGGGCTTGCAGACGAGCGACTACCCTCGTTACTGCCGCTTCTTCTGGGAACTTCCGTTGCGAACGCCGGATTGGGAGTACATGCAGGAGTCTCCGGAAGAGACCGGCAAGCTTACGGGTTTGAGTTCGCTGTTCTACTGGCAGCAGGGCAGCGGAGACCTGATGAGCAGCGGCCTCGCCTACATCCGTGGCCAGGCAGCGTGGGGTAAGAAGGGTGTGGCGGTGAGCCGGATGCGGCAGTTGGAAGCCGGCCCGTATCTCGGTAACTTCTATAACCAGACCACGGCTGCCATCATTCCCCGCGATGAGTCGCTACTGCCCGCAGTGATGGCGTTTTGCTCTTCGGACGAATACACCGAGGCGGTGCACGAAATCGACAGGCGAATCTGCGTGGCCAATGCAGCGCTGGGACGGGTGGGCTTTGACCTGCCGCGCTGGCAGGCTGAGGCCGAACGTCAATTCCCGAACGGTTTGCCAGCCACTTAG